In Limnohabitans sp. INBF002, one genomic interval encodes:
- a CDS encoding P-II family nitrogen regulator has product MKQITAVIKPFKLEEVREALAECGVTGLTVTEVKGFGRQKGHTELYRGAEYVVDFLPKVKIEVTVKSADVDNCVDAIVRAARTGKIGDGKIFITPVERVVRIRTGELDETAI; this is encoded by the coding sequence ATGAAGCAAATTACCGCTGTTATCAAACCATTCAAACTCGAAGAGGTGCGCGAAGCATTGGCTGAGTGTGGTGTGACCGGTTTGACCGTGACTGAGGTCAAAGGCTTTGGCCGTCAAAAGGGCCATACCGAGTTGTACCGTGGTGCTGAGTACGTGGTCGATTTTTTGCCTAAGGTGAAGATTGAGGTGACCGTGAAGTCCGCTGACGTGGACAACTGCGTGGATGCCATCGTGCGTGCCGCTCGCACTGGCAAGATTGGTGACGGCAAGATTTTCATCACGCCCGTGGAGCGCGTGGTGCGTATCCGCACGGGTGAGTTGGACGAAACAGCGATCTGA